A genomic segment from Glycine soja cultivar W05 chromosome 18, ASM419377v2, whole genome shotgun sequence encodes:
- the LOC114396736 gene encoding desumoylating isopeptidase 1-like: MAEEGCRVTLNVYDLSQGLARQLSMSFLGKAIEGIWHTGVVVYGNEYYFGGGIQHSPAGLTPYGTPLRVVDLGVTHVPKDVFEMYLQEISPRYLPETYSLLTHNCNNFSNEVAQFLVGASIPEYILQLPNEVMSSPMGALILPMIQNLETTLKSGAVPQVPQFRPSTTLNASANTQKNSSISNSSTENVVSREVNKEVKGKDEKAASPSAKPAGEPQKSSPNGVTADPLGDARNKVQDEILKEFAAIMASGTMRASEAAALATKRVMQRYGHTTAVSQN, from the exons ATGGCTGAG GAGGGTTGCAGGGTTACTCTAAATGTTTATGACTTGAGCCAAGGACTAGCACGGCAGCTTTCAATGTCCTTTTTGGGGAAAGCTATTGAAGGCATATG GCACACAGGAGTTGTGGTTTATGGTAATGAGTATTACTTTGGTGGTGGCATACAACATTCTCCTGCTGGATTAACACCATATGGAACTCCACTTAGAGTGGTAGACTTAGGTGTGACACATGTTCCCAAGGATGTTTTCGAAATGTATTTACAGGAAATCAGTCCGCGATACCTGCCTGAAACATATAGTCTGCTTACTCACAATTGCAACAACTTCAGCAATGAGGTTGCTCAATTTTTGGTTGGTGCGTCCATTCCTGAATATATTCTCCAGCTCCCCAATGAGGTGATGAGCAGCCCAATGGGAGCCCTTATAT TGCCTATGATACAGAACTTGGAGACAACACTGAAATCTGGTGCAGTTCCTCAAGTACCTCAATTCAGGCCTTCAACTACCCTGAATGCTTCAGCTAATACCCAAAAAAACTCTAGTATCTCCAACTCATCCACTGAGAATGTTGTGAGCAGAGAGGTGAACAAGGAAGTGAAGGGCAAAGATGAAAAGGCAGCATCACCTTCTGCAAAGCCAGCAGGGGAACCCCAGAAGTCATCACCAAATGGGGTCACAGCAGATCCTCTTGGAGATGCACGCAACAAGGTTCAAGATGAGATTCTCAAAGAATTTGCTGCAATCATGGCTAGTGGGACAATGCGTGCTAGTGAGGCTGCAGCTCTAGCCACTAAAAGAGTCATGCAAAGATACGGCCATACTACTGCCGTGTCTCAGAATTAG